ATTTTGCTCAACTGGGCCCGGCCGAACGCCGCCACCAGGTCGGAACTCCGGTACATCCAGCCCAGGGCATAGGCATGGTAATCGCGCGATTCAACGGGTGTGCGCGTTTCGCCGAACGACCACAGCATTTTTGCCTTTTCATAGATTTCCTCATTATTTGTGACAAACATACCGCCTTCGCCGGCGCAGAGGCATTTGTTCTGGTTGAAGCTGAAGGCCGCGCAATCGCCGAAAGCGCCGGCTTTTTTGCCTTTAAAGAGAGCGCCGTGCGCCTGGCAGGCGTCTTCTATCACCCGCAGTTTATGCTTCCGCGCTATTTCCAGGACTTTATCCATATTGACCGCGAGCCCATGAAGATGCACCACGACTATGGCCCTGGTCCTCTTTGTTATGGCGGCCTCAATCCTGTTGACATCAATATTCATGGTGTCAAAATCAATGTCAACAAAGACCGGGATGCAGTTGTGATGCAGAATGCAAGTTGCGCTGGATGACCAGGAATAGGCCGGCGCCAGAACGTGATCGCCGGCGCTCAAGCCGCAGCCGGCCAGCCCCATGTGCAGGGCGGCCGTGCCGCTGTTGGCAAAGATCGCGTATTTATTGCCGCTCCATGCGCCAAACTCCTCCTGAAACGCCTTGTAATTTGCGCCCGCGGCAGTGTGTTTGCCGGCGTTCAGCGACGCCAATATCATTTTACGGTCCAATGCGCCGATGGGCGGCCAGGATTTGATCAGTCCTTCGCGCACCGCTTTTTTTCCGCCGTTGATTGCCAGTTTGTCCATTTTACGATTCCTTTCGGGTTTTTAATTTCCGGGCTTCCGCAAAAATCATTTCCAGCGCCGCAAACGACAAATGGGCGCCGCCAACGTAAAAAACAACGTTCCCGGCCCTCCGGGCATCCTTGAAACGGCGGGCAACGTGCCTGCGAATCGCGTCCTCATCCATTGCCCCCAGACCGTTTGCCAGCCCGGCAATCATGGAATATCCGGGCCCGAGAATTTCCCGGCCCTCCGCGTACCCGACGTTTCCGACGGGAGGCGCGATAAAGGCATCCACGCCGTTCATTCTGGTCTTGCGGTAGACGGGGAGCAGACCGCGAATCAGGCCGCAGGAGTGGTGCATGTATATTTTGCCGTTGGCATGGCACAAGTCGGCCCGCCTGTTAATCAATTCCACGTTGAATGAATCAAACATATCAGGAGAAATAAGGGTGGTGGAGGTGTCATCCATGCCGAAAAACGCGTCTATTTCCGGAGCCGCCCGCAGCATGCCTTCGTACAATTTGAAATACTTCTCCTCCATGCAGTCAAACAATTCTTTCATGGTCCCGGGTTCATCGGCGATCATATATATCAGATTCGTAATGTCCGAATACACCCGGTAACACATTCCCAGCGGGGTTCCGTTGGTGCGGCAGAAAAGCGCCCCGCGTCCGCCCGCCATTTTCTTCACATCTTGTATCTTTTTTACCGTTTCCGGCGCCGCCCTGACGCGCAGGGAATTGAAATATTCAATGAGTTTGGGGACATCCGCGAGCGCCTTTACATACCGTTCTGTCACCATACCGGGATAGCCAGGCATCGCTTCGGAAATCTGCCGGAGTTGGCCTTTGGGTGTGGACAAGATTTTGATAAATTTTCCCTTTTCCGCCTCTCTGGTTTCAACCGAACAGGTGTCTGAAACCAGATCCGCCGGCGCAGGGACAGGGAGCAGATAATCGTCCGCGCCAAGATATTCCCCCAGTTTCAGAATATTGCCGGCGAGAGCGCCGGACGACAAGCGGAATACTTCCCCAAGCGCCTCCGGAACCCCCCGGACGGGGTTTTCATTGGAAAACAAATAAGGGCATACCGGAATCCATTGCGGCTTTTCACAGCGCAGGGTTTGCAGGAGATTTTCACGCGGACTCATCATGATTCAACTCTTTTCAATTTTCGATTTGCGATTTTGGATTTCCGATTTTTCTGACTCCGACACTCCGTTACGCCGATACTCCATACTCTCGCATCAGAACCCGTGCTTCTTCATATAGCGCATATTCATTTCCGCGCTCTGCTTGTTGGAAAAGCGCGACCTGTCAAGCTCGAGCGCGAGGAAACCGTCATAATCCACATTCTCAAGAACCTTGAAAACTCCCGGAAAATCAACCTCCCCCTCGCCGAGCTCAAGGAAACTGCTGTAAATTTCAAAACCTTCTTTTTGAGCGCCGTC
This genomic window from Kiritimatiellia bacterium contains:
- a CDS encoding DegT/DnrJ/EryC1/StrS family aminotransferase, producing MDKLAINGGKKAVREGLIKSWPPIGALDRKMILASLNAGKHTAAGANYKAFQEEFGAWSGNKYAIFANSGTAALHMGLAGCGLSAGDHVLAPAYSWSSSATCILHHNCIPVFVDIDFDTMNIDVNRIEAAITKRTRAIVVVHLHGLAVNMDKVLEIARKHKLRVIEDACQAHGALFKGKKAGAFGDCAAFSFNQNKCLCAGEGGMFVTNNEEIYEKAKMLWSFGETRTPVESRDYHAYALGWMYRSSDLVAAFGRAQLSKMDHYLKTQWENGALLRDELKGLPALIIPVEPEGHKHNWYNFTSRIDMPAAKWTGEPQRFRNAVMKALQAEGAPAGVWQSFILPAMTVFQARNAYGKGCPWSCPLTQPVDYNPAKFPVAQRHTDTHFGMTTPLRAPNGKAAVKAVAQAFKKVFTQLDKLDIEKILK
- a CDS encoding uroporphyrinogen decarboxylase family protein, translating into MMSPRENLLQTLRCEKPQWIPVCPYLFSNENPVRGVPEALGEVFRLSSGALAGNILKLGEYLGADDYLLPVPAPADLVSDTCSVETREAEKGKFIKILSTPKGQLRQISEAMPGYPGMVTERYVKALADVPKLIEYFNSLRVRAAPETVKKIQDVKKMAGGRGALFCRTNGTPLGMCYRVYSDITNLIYMIADEPGTMKELFDCMEEKYFKLYEGMLRAAPEIDAFFGMDDTSTTLISPDMFDSFNVELINRRADLCHANGKIYMHHSCGLIRGLLPVYRKTRMNGVDAFIAPPVGNVGYAEGREILGPGYSMIAGLANGLGAMDEDAIRRHVARRFKDARRAGNVVFYVGGAHLSFAALEMIFAEARKLKTRKES